In Candidatus Bathyarchaeota archaeon, the sequence ACAGTTAAAGCGATTTCCCGAAAGCTCATAAGCCCGCCTCCGTTTTGGCTTGTTCAATGGCTGAGACAGTGACGGTTTCCAGTTCAGGCAGGTACAGCTGAATAGCTGGATAGAGATAGGGCTGAGCACGCATGTACCGAGTACCCAACTCTACGAATAGGGCGTAGGCGGCGTCTGCTCCAATTTCAGCCACC encodes:
- a CDS encoding HK97 gp10 family phage protein, with amino-acid sequence MEEFKAAMQWFDSGIQRQVHSQLASWAADVKAQAVKNAPMVTGYLRSTIYARVKDWVAEIGADAAYALFVELGTRYMRAQPYLYPAIQLYLPELETVTVSAIEQAKTEAGL